The following proteins are encoded in a genomic region of Cryptomeria japonica chromosome 11, Sugi_1.0, whole genome shotgun sequence:
- the LOC131074919 gene encoding uncharacterized protein LOC131074919 isoform X6 has translation MRNRMDRLTVEKSTSSPPTPAASSAGASSPAIPVNFGGIECSGVGQGAKASNLSGAGSRLPWTSLSMGGGGSTTALSEPSCRPWERADLLKRLATYKPANWSGKPKVASSLACARKGWVNVDVDTIACEACGVHLNFAMSSSWTDDKAQGPGKIPSILDIPGTWGLAQSTGEAFAEQLQSGHRGTCPWKENSCSESLAQFPPTPPSALIGGYNDRCDALLQFSSLPVVSGSAIDWMKHCRGPQVDRLLTNHQPVTISEFSGRADNMPGAELSREEVASIYYQAQRLISLCGWEPRLVPNVIDYEEHSAQSAGNAISCGPGQDQFHPACDAGPSMLLYSRSAQLEKKDNSKKKISISESRCSPASAVLDCSLCGATVRMCSFVTVSRPYRFLSSLNDLPETSKKFVFTRGVSAASGIDGLCDVDTMERENFEGRDEAEEAATTGEGKSHSNVGMDLNLTIAGGPAPTDFDPSTMALPQEDPMHDRDPMLRQPAGSEVGDHAASYESWGPRTRKRSMDEGGSTVDRPVGRLHHADSAEGTVVDRDADEVNDGSQYSHGPSKRTRTTESMAADRVSHFKDVSYPGPSHSAAFERDIEVDGLSHSKRNIMEASLLEGNHQRYGSQSRKDSARESSVIAMDTCYHSLQENSMESVENFPADDDDVHGPPASMDKNADVNEISELNFSIQAQQSTCLQPDAGREGETGLSTSDEGDGTLNGENATFEPQGGFSLGISGGSVGMGASHEAEIHGADVSVHRTESIVGEADQVAEVTENQGQTGEFVPDRRLMGEFVPEAEREDIHGDSHDMMMSHSVGRAYTGSKIGESNEGESLESGQKSSHREGHEEQDNQTLTNNALILSFDHGGSKEEVTNAGKGSSAVDNVIPGSSCDNINRTGAWFYSSQKSS, from the exons TTCTGCAGGAGCGTCATCACCTGCTATACCAGTGAATTTTGGTGGCATAGAGTGCTCTGGTGTGGGTCAGGGTGCAAAGGCAAGTAATTTATCAGGGGCTGGATCTCGACTACCTTGGACTTCTTTAAGCATGGGTGGAGGAGGATCAACAACTGCATTATCTGAGCCTTCATGTAGACCTTGGGAGAGAGCAGATTTACTGAAAAGGCTTGCTACTTACAAACCTGCAAATTGGTCTGGAAAGCCCAAG GTTGCCAGCTCATTGGCATGTGCAAGGAAGGGTTGGGTCAATGTGGATGTTGATACAATTGCATGTGAAGCATGTGGTGTGCATCTCAATTTTGCAATGTCCTCATCTTGGACAGATGATAAAG CTCAGGGTCCAGGCAAAATCCCCAGCATCTTGGACATCCCAGGGACTTGGGGACTTG CTCAAAGCACTGGTGAAGCTTTTGCAGAGCAACTACAGAGTGGCCATAGAGGTACGTGTCCATGGAAAGAAAATAGTTGTTCGGAAAGCCTGGCACAGTTCCCTCCCACCCCTCCATCTGCACTAATTGGAGGTTACAATGATCGGTGTGACGCACTTCTACAATTTTCATCCCTTCCAGTGGTGTCTGGTTCTGCTATTGACTGGATGAAGCATTGCAGGGGTCCACAAGTAGATCGTCTTCTTACCAATCATCAACCAGTTACTATCAGTGAGTTCAGTGGTAGAGCTGACAATATGCCTGGAGCTGAATTATCTAGGGAAGAGGTTGCAAGCATTTACTATCAg GCACAGAGGCTGATAAGTTTGTGTGGCTGGGAACCCCGCCTGGTTCCAAATGTCATAGATTATGAAGAGCATTCTGCTCAGTCAGCAGGAAATGCAATTTCTTGTGGTCCTGGTCAGGATCAATTTCATCCAGCCTGTGATGCGGGCCCTAGTATGTTGTTGTATTCACGGTCAGCACAACTAGAAAAGAAAGATAATTCAAAGAAAAAGATTTCTATTTCAGAGTCTAGATGCAGTCCTGCATCAGCAGTCCTCGATTGCAGCCTTTGTGGAGCCACTGTTAGGATGTGCAGTTTTGTTACAGTTTCTCGTCCATATCGTTTTCTCTCTAGTTTGAATGACCTTCCAGAGACTAGCAAAAAGTTTGTGTTTACACGCGGAGTAAGTGCAGCAAGTGGAATTGATGGATTATGTGATGTTGACACAAtggaaagggaaaattttgaaggcCGCGATGAGGCAGAAGAGGCTGCAACTACTGGCGAGGGAAAGTCCCACTCAAATGTGGGCATGGACTTGAATTTGACTATAGCTGGAGGACCTGCTCCCACAGACTTTGACCCTTCTACAATGGCTTTGCCCCAGGAAGATCCTATGCATGACAGGGATCCAATGCTGCGGCAGCCTGCTGGCAGTGAAGTTGGTGATCATGCCGCATCATATGAATCATGGGGTCCTCGGACCCGTAAACGTAGTATGGACGAAGGTGGAAGTACAGTAGACAGGCCGGTGGGTAGGCTTCACCATGCTGATAGTGCAGAAGGTACTGTAGTAGACCGTGATGCTGATGAAGTGAATGATGGAAGTCAATATTCTCATGGACCATCTAAGCGCACACGGACAACAGAGAGCATGGCCGCAGATCGAGTATCACATTTCAAAGATGTTTCATACCCAGGTCCCAGCCATTCAGCAGCATTTGAGAGAGACATTGAAGTTGATGGTTTGAGCCATTCAAAAAGAAATATCATGGAAGCATCCTTGCTGGAGGGAAATCACCAGAGATATGGTAGCCAGTCTAGGAAAGATTCAGCTCGTGAGTCCTCTGTAATTGCAATGGATACATGCTACCATAGCTTGCAGGAGAATTCTATGGAAAGTGTTGAGAATTTTCCAGCAGATGATGATGATGTCCATGGACCACCGGCTAGCATGGATAAGAATGCTGATGTAAATGAGATTTCAGAATTGAATTTCAGCATACAAGCCCAACAGAGCACATGCCTACAGCCAGATGCTGGACGTGAAGGAGAAACAGGCTTGAGCACTAGTGATGAAGGAGATGGAACATTAAATGGTGAAAATGCTACTTTCGAACCCCAAGGTGGGTTCAGCTTGGGGATAAGTGGAGGAAGTGTTGGAATGGGTGCCAGTCATGAAGCTGAAATTCATGGGGCAGATGTGTCTGTCCATCGAACTGAGAGCATTGTAGGTGAAGCTGATCAAGTGGCAGAAGTAACAGAAAATCAGGGACAAACAGGTGAATTTGTTCCTGATCGTAGATTAATGGGTGAGTTTGTGCCTGAAGCAGAAAGGGAAGATATTCACGGTGATAGTCATGATATGATGATGTCTCATTCAGTGGGTAGGGCTTATACTGGGTCTAAAATTGGGGAATCAAATGAAGGAGAATCATTGGAAAGTGGCCAGAAAAGCAGTCATAGAGAAGGCCACGAAGAGCAAGATAACCAAACACTTACAAACAATGCATTAATATTAAGTTTTGATCATGGCGGTTCTAAAGAAGAGGTGACAAATGCTGGGAAAGGCTCTTCTGCTGTAGATAATGTTATTCCAGGATCTTCTTGTGATAATATCAACAGAACag